The Oecophyllibacter saccharovorans sequence GGTCTCGAGCTGGGCGACGAACTTGTCCACAATGCGCCGCACCGTTTCAGGCGCCAGTGGGGCGAAGGGAATGACCGCGTCCAGACGGTTGCGGAATTCCGGGCTGAACAGGCGCTTGATGGCCTCTTCATCCTCTCCCTCCCGGCTGGAACGGGCGAAGCCGATGGCCTCGCGCGACATGTCGGCAGCTCCTGCATTGGTGGTCATGATCAGCAGCACATTACGGAAATCGACCGTCTTGCCGTTGTGGTCGGTCAGCTTGCCATGGTCCATCACCTGCAGGAGGATGTTGAACAGCGCCGGATGCGCCTTCTCGATCTCGTCAAGCAGCAGGACGGCATGCGGGTTCTGGTCCACCGCATCGGTAAGCAGCCCGCCCTGCTCGAAGCCCACATAGCCAGGGGGCGTGCCGATCAGCCGGGAGATGGAATGCGGCTCCATATATTCCGACATGTCGAAACGCAGGAGCTTCACGCCCAGGGTCTTGGCCAGCTGGCGCGCTGCTTCCGTCTTGCCCACCCCGGTGGGGCCGGAGAAGAGATAGCTGCCGATGGGTTTTTCCACTTCCCGCAAGCCTGCACGCGACAGGTGAATGGCACTCGAGAGCGCGGTAATGGCACTTTCCTGGCCGTAAACCGCCTGCCGCAGATGTTCAGGCAGTTCCCTGAGCGCTTCGCGGTCGTCATTGGAGACGTGACGGGGCGGGATCTGGGCGATCTTGGCCACCACCGCTTCCACATCCCGCAGGGTGACCGTGCTCTTGCGGCGGCTTGCCGGCACGAGATGCCGTGCTGCTCCCGCTTCGTCGATCACGTCAATCGCCTTGTCGGGCAGGCGGCGGTCATGGATGTGGCGGGCCGCCAGCTCTACCGCGCCCTTCAGGGCAGGCCCGGTATAGCGGATGCCGTGGTGCTTCTCATAACGCGTCTTGAGGCCCTGGAGGATGCGGATGGTATCCTCCACTGAAGGTTCCGCCACATCCACCTTCTGGAACCGGCGGGTCAGCGCCGCATCCTTTTCGAAATGCTGGCGGTATTCCTGATAGGTGGTCGCCCCGATGCAGCGTAGCTTGCCGGCAGCCAGGGCGGGTTTGAGAAGATTGGCGGTATCCATCGCCCCGCCCGTCGTGGCGCCGGCGCCCACGAGCATGTGGATCTCGTCAATGAATAGCAGGGCGCCAGGCTGTTTTTCCAGAGCTGCCAGGACAGCTTTCAGACGCTCCTCAAGATCGCCGCGGTAGCGCGTGCCCGCAAGCAGGCTGCCTAGGTCCAGGCTGTAAAGCGTGGATTTCTGCAGCACTTCAGGCACTTTACCCATGACGATACGGCGCGCCAGCCCTTCAGCGATGGCGGTTTTGCCAACACCCGGCTCGCCTACAAGCATGGGGTTGTTCTTGGTGCGGCGGCACAGGATCTGCACCACGCGTTCCACTTCCGCCTCACGCCCGATCAGGGGGTCGACCTTGTCCTCTTTGGCGCGGGCATTGAGATCGGTGCAGTACAGCTCGAGCGGCCCGTTGTTTTCAGAAGCTTTGCCGTTTTCGGTCTCGCCTTCGCTGCGCTCGCCACCCGGCCTGCGGGACCCGGAGCTGCGTCGCGCGCTGCCCGGCTGGCCATTGGAGAGCGCGTGGATCGCATCCACGCGCGTCAGGCCGGCCTGTTCCAGAAAGTGAACGGCATGGCTTTCACGCTCGGCGAAAAGGGCCACCAGCACATTGGCGCCGTTCATGGTGCTCTGACCGGTGCTCTGGATGTGAATCGCCGCCCGCTGGATCACGCGCTGGAAGGCGGAGGTCGGCTGGGGCGGATCCTCGCGGTCGGGAAGGCGCAGGGTGGCCAGATCGTCCTCGACGAAATGCGTCAGGTCACGGCCCAGCCGCGCCACGTCAACGTGACAGGCGGACATGATGGCCAGGGCATCACGGTCGTCGCACAGGGCGAGCAGGAGATGCTCAAGAGTGATGAATTCATGCTGGTGCCCCGCGGCAAGCGCCAGGGCACGCTGCAGAGTCTGTTCAAGGTTGGAAGACAGCATGGTGCGTATTCCTTCGGGCCTTTCAGGCCTTTTCAAGCGTGCATTGCAGGGGGTGCTGGTTGCGTCTGGCTTCGTCCATGACCTGGGTGACCTTCGTCTCGGCTACCTCGTAGGTGTAGATGCCGCAGACGCTGCTGCCCCGGTTGTGGATTTCAAGCATGATCGCGTTGGCGGCAGCTGCATTCTTGCCGAAGTAGCGCCGCAACACGTCCACGACGAAGTCCATGGGGGTGTAGTCGTCATTCAGCATGATGACCTTGTACATGGAGGGATGTCCGGTACGCAGGCGGGGCCGGGCCAGCGTCGCATTCTCTTCAGCCATTTCAGGGGCTGCGTTCGAGAACGTTCTGCTGGTTCTGCCGCCGTGGTCCTGTGGTACATCCTTTCCGGTCATGTTCGCTCCCGTTAGCCTCCGGACCGACCCCATGCCGGTCCTGCCTGCTTTTGGTCATCCTGCTTATCGGCTCCCCTTGCGGGTTTAGGTTTCCCCGGTTTTCAGGCCTTGCGGCTGAATTCCTGCACTCTGTGCCCAGGCAGTGTATCTGGTAAGCGGAATTGAATCCGCAATCCCGCAATACGGCCTGTAAGGGCAGGGGATAAGCAGTCTTGTGCTGGCCTGCTGGTTTACAGGTCGGCGTGGTTGAAGTTGATGTCAGGTTTGTATATGGGGCGCAGCCTGCAGCTTTAAAGAGGACAGCCCAACGGCCCCACTTCTTTCTTTTTCCTCCCGGCCTTCAGTCGCTGCCACCCTGGCTGCAGCTGGGCCCAGCCTTGAGGCTCTTGGCTCACGTGCTTTCCGGGAGCCATGTTCAGCGAGGGATTTGCGGAAAGGATAACAAGAAATTTTGTGGACAGCGGGGGCCTGGGCTGGCTAGGCTTCACGGACTCGACCTCCTGCGGTCGCCGAAAGCGTCTTTTTCTGTTTTTTCGCAGCTTATACTTATACGCGTTCCAGCCAGATGGGATCCGTGCGGAAAAAGATCAGGGCGCGACCGCCGAATGGGCTGAGAAAGTGAGTTCAGGGAAGGTTTTCAGCGCATGCGTCTGTCCATACGGTCTGTTTTTATGGTTTGTGCCGCACTGGTTGCAGGAGCGGGGGGCACGGCGCGGGCTCAATATGCCGGTCACATCTCCAGTTTCGTGATGAATGCCAATACCGGCGATACCCTGTCGCAGAATGATGCCGACCTGCAGCGTTATCCTGCCTCCCTGACCAAGATGATGACGCTCTACCTGACCTTCCTGTCCTTGCAGCAGGGGCGTATCACGCTTGACCAGCGCATGCCGGTTTCCATCCATTCCGCCATGCAGGAGCCCTCCAAGCTCGGCCTGCGGGCCGGTAGTGAACTCACGGTGGAGGAGGGGATCCTGGCTCTCGTGACCAAGTCCGCCAATGATGCCGCCTGCACGCTGGGGGAATTCCTGGGCGGGGGCGACGAAGTGCGCTTCGCTGATCTGATGACGCGACAGGCGCGTGCCCTTGGCATGTCCAATACAAGCTTCCGCAATGCCTCAGGCCTGCCTGATCCCGATCAGGTGACCACGGCGCGCGACATGGCGCAGCTGGCTTATCACCTCATCAAGGACTTCCCGCAATATTACAGCTATTTCGGGATGCCGAGCTTCCGCTTTCACGGACGCCTCATTCCCAACCATGACCCGCTGCTCAAGACCTATGCGGGTGCCGACGGGCTGAAAACCGGTTATACGGGTGTGGCCGGCCATAACCTCGTCAGCTCGGCCCAGCAGGGCGATACCCGCCTAATCGGTGTGGTTCTGGGCGCGCCTTCCAACAATACGCGCAACCTGACGATGATGGCTCTGCTTGATAACGGCTTTTCCGCTGCCGGTCAGACGCCGCTGCCGCACATGCATGTGCCGGCCATGCGCGGCAGCTCCTTTGTAATGGCCCGCTACAGCGGTTACGGCCGCAGCCTCCGCTATAGCAGACTGCCCATCGGCCAGCGCGTCATTGTGGCGCGTCGTGCTGCAGCCATGGCCAGCCGGGCCCATCATCTGGTGCTGCCTGCCCATGGGGGCATCCGACTGGTCGCTTATCGCCCCCATACCGTGAAGTCTCCTGCCCCCCATCGTGCGCCTGTACGTCGCGGGCATCATTAAACTGACTGAGAGATCTGCCTGAAGGCCCTGGCGCAGAAGTGCGGTGGTTGCCACACCGCCCTCATCTTTCTCAGCGGCTCGGAAAACGTAATTTTCGCACCGGCGTTGATCATTGGCGCGCAGCGGTGTGGAAAGAAGGGAAATTCAGGCAGGAAATGGTCCTGCACAGCCAGGCAGGGGTTGCGTCAGGCGCAAGGGTTGCACATCCTGAACGCCTTTCCATCCATTTCCTGCGCCGGTTCCGGCCCAAAAGGGATCTGAAACGCCATGGCGTCCCCCAATGATTGCGGCATTGTCCATTATACTGAAGACGATTTTAAGAACCTCCGCAAAGTCGGCCAGCTGACAGCTGAAATCCTCGACATGATTACCGAACACGTCGTTCCCGGCGTGACCACGGAAGAGCTCAATCAGCGCGTTCATGACTACACGCTTGCCCATGGGGGGGTGCCTGCGCCGCTGAATTACCGCGGCTTTCCGAAATCCTGCTGCATCTCCATCAATCATGTGGTTTGCCATGGCATTCCGGGGGAGAAACGCCTCAAGGAGGGCGATATCCTCAATATCGACGTAACCACCATTCTTGATGGCTGGTACGGAGATTCTTCGCGCATGTATGTGGTCGGCAAGGCCCCCCGCAAGGCGGAGAAACTGATCGAAGCCACGTATGAAGCCATGATGCGGGGCATCCGGGCCGTTAAGCCGGGCGCCACCCTGGGCGATATCGGTCATGCCATCCAGAGTTATGCGGAAGCCCAGCGCCTGGGTGTGGTGACGGATTTCTGCGGCCATGGCATCGGGCGCAGCTTTCACGAAGCGCCCAGCGTTCTGCACTACGGGCGGCCTGGCCAGGGCACCGTTCTCAAGCCTGGCATGGTCTTTACGATCGAACCCATGCTCAATCTGGGTCGGCCGGATGTCAAAATCCTCAGTGATGAGTGGACAGCCGTCACGCGCGACCGCTCCCTGTCAGCCCAGTTCGAACACCAGCTTGGGGTGACTGAGGAGGGGTATGAGATCTTCACCCTTTCACCGCGCGGCTATACCTGCCCGCCTTACAACGCGGCCGCCTAAGACCGGTTGCGTTTTCGGCCTTTATCACCCGCCTTTCAGACGGAGCTCTTTCATGTTGCTTTCCTGCATGGCCGGCAGCCTGCGGCGTGCCGTTCCTGTTCTCATGTGGCCTGTTCTGGCGGGTAGTGCTACCTGGGCCAGCGTGCTGAGCTGCGCTGCGTCCGTGCCTGGGCAGCCCCGATCTGTGCAATCTGCCCCGCCACCTGCTGTTCAGGGCGCGGCTGGATCAAAACCGGCGCCGGTTCTCAACAGCGATCATGATCCCCTGGCATTCGGCCCGGATACGATCCCGCCTGGCAGGCTGGTGGCCGGGCGTCGGGGCATGGTGGTGAGCGCGCAGCATCTCGCTTCCGATGCCGGGGCACAGATTCTGCGCGAAGGCGGCAACGCGGTGGATGCGGCGGTTGCTGTCGGTTATGCGCTTGCAGTGGTGTATCCTGCCGCGGGCAGTCTGGGTGGCGGGGGCTTCATGACGCTCTATCTGGGCCCGCACAACAATAATCCCGGGCCCGGCAACCTGCGCCATGAGCATACGATCTTCATGGATTTCCGCGAACGCGCCCCAGGCGCTGCCAGGGCGGATATGTTTCTGGATGCACAGGGCCAGCCCGTGCCCGGGCTTTCCACCCATGGCTGGAAAGCCGTCGCTGTGCCGGGCACGGTGGCGGGGCTGGAGGCGATCAGGGAGCGCTGGGGCCGGCTGAGCCGTGAAAAGGACATGGCGCCTGCCATCGCCCTGGCACGTGACGGTTTCGTGCTCGATCAGGGTGATGTGGACCTCCTGGGCACAGCTCTGCCTGCGATGCGGCAGGACCCTTATGCACGCGGGCATTATCTGCGCCCCGGTGGCCAACCACTGCAGGTGGGGGACCGGCTGGTGCAGAAAAATCTCGCCAGAACCCTGGAAGCCATTTCGCGCGAAGGCGAGGAAGCTTTCTACCAGGGGCCGATCGCCCGTGAGCTGGTGCGCATAAGCCAGGCTGAGGGCGGGTTGCTGACCCTGAAGGATTTCGCGGACTATCACGTGCGCTTCATGCGCCCGCTGCGCTGCAGTTACCGTGGCTATCTGCTGCATACGGCCCCGCCGCCCAGTGCCGGCGGCGTGACCCTGTGTGAGATGCTGGGAATCCTGGAAGGCTACGACATGCGGGCGCTGGGCCTGCACACGGCCCCGGCCGTCCAGAAAGAACTGGAAGCCATGCGGCATGCTTATTCTGACCGGCGCGTGTTGGGTGATCCGGCCTTCGTGCAGGTGCCTACGACCCATCTGGTCGATCCCTTCTATGCTCGCTCCATCCGCCAGACCGTGCCTGCTGATCATGCTCTTCCTTCTGCCGGGCTCCAGGCAGGAAAAGCGCAGCCAGACCGCAACTCCCCGGCAGAGCCTGTCTCAGGCGAGCGCGAAAAACATGAGACAACCCAGTTCTCCATCATGGATTCCCAAGGCATGGCCGTTTCGACGACCTTCACCCTGAACGGCTGGTTCGGCGCAGGGGTGATGGGCGGGCAGACCGGCATCTGGATGAACGATGAGATGGATGATTTCTCCATCAAGCCCGGAGCGCCGAACATGTTCGGTATCGTCGGTTCTGCTGCCAATGCCATTGCCCCGGGGAAAACCCCGCTTTCCTCCATGGCGCCGACGATCGTCACACGTGCGCACGGGGTGGTCATGGTGCTGGGGAGCCCCGGTGGTTCACGAATCCCGACGACCGAGCTGTCAGGCCTGCTGGGGCTGATCGATTATGACCTCGATTTGCGCCAGGCTGTCGTTCTGCCGCGCATTCACGAGCAGTGGGCGCCTACGCCGGTGGAGGTCGAGCCGGGAGCGCTCACGCCGGAGGTGACCCGCATTCTTGAAGGCGAGGGCTATAAGATCGTGCCGCACCGCCCCTGGGGAATGCTGGAAAGCATTCTGGTCGGCCGACCGAAACTGTCAGCGCCTCCAGACTCTCTTCTCTACGGGGTTGCTGACCCGCGCCATCCTGGCGGGGCAGCGGTTGCGGAAGTGCCGGTGGGCCAGACACAGCCTGCCCCGTCAGCGCAATAAGCTGCGGGACAGGGGTTGTCAGCGCCAGGGCCGTTCGTGTTAAAAGCAGGGCGGGAGACCGGCTTCAGACGGCTGGCTCGCGAACCCGGTCAGGTCCGGAAGGAAGCAGCCGTAGCGATCTCCAGCCGGGTTGAATGTCCGGTCTCCCACCCTTTTCCCGAAAATCACGGTTTTTCCGTCCCATGAGGGGCGTTTGCTGCCCTTCGCCCCCTGGGGTGGGCGTTGAGCGCCTGCAGGCGGATGTGTAATCTGGTGGGCATATAATCTGCCAGATTCCGGCACCAGGGTCTGGCAGAGAAAGATTTTGCGCAGCGCAGAGAGGCAGAACCCATGACCGAAGAGGAGCTTCCCCTTCCGCCTGAAAACGGCAACGGGTTTTTTGGCCTCTCCCAGGAGGCGCCAAAAGAGACGCCAGTACTGTCAGCCCAGAGTCCGGCGTCACAAGTCCTGACATCACAGGGCGCGATCGGTTCCGGGGTGGAAAATACCGCTGGGGAAGCGGTGCCCTACCGGGTGCTGGCGCGCAAATACCGGCCCCGCCATTTTGATGATCTGATCGGTCAGGATACCCTGGTCCGGATTCTCCGCCGCGCCTTTGAAACCGGGCGCGTCGCCCATGCTTTCATGCTGACCGGCGTGCGGGGGGTCGGCAAGACCACGACGGCCCGGATCATCGCCCGCGCGCTCAACTGCACCGGGCCTGATGGAAAGGGCGGTCCGACAGCTGATCCGTGCGGCGTCTGTCCCAACTGTGTTGCCATTCTGGCCGACCGTCATCCTGATGTGCTGGAGATGGATGCGGCTTCGCGCACGGGGGTGGATGACGTGCGTGAGATCATCGAAGCCGCGCGTTTCCGGCCCATGCAGGGGCGGATGAAGGTCTTTGTGATCGATGAAGTGCACATGCTGTCACGCAATGCCTTCAATGCCCTGCTCAAGACCCTGGAGGAGCCTCCTTCCCAGGTGACCTTCATCTTCGCCACCACCGAGCTGCGCAAGGTGCCGGTGACCGTTCTGTCACGCTGCCAGCGTTTTGATCTGCAGCGCGTGCCCCAGGCGCTGCTGGCAGAGCACTTCGCGCATGTTGCCGAAGAGGAAGGAGCGCATTTCGCGCCTGAGGCCCTGAACCTTATCGCCCGCGCTGCTGATGGCTCCGTGCGGGACGGGCTTTCCCTGCTCGACCAGGCCATCGCCCAGGGCGCCTCGGATCCTGAAGCGGTGGGCAACATGCTGGGCATGGCAGACAGGGGCATGGTGTTCGACCTGCTTGAAGCCGTGATGGCCGGAGAAGGCGCGAAAATGCTGGGGCTGACCGAGCAGGCCTATGCGCTCGGGGCTGATCTTGGCGTTGTGCTGACAGATCTCATGGAAATTGTTCACCTCGTGACCCGGCTCAAGAGCCTGCCCACCCTGCGGGAAGGCAACACGCTGCCGGAGATGGAGCGCAAACGCGGCGGGGCGCTGGCTGACCGCCTGTCCATGAGCGTGCTGGCACGCGCCTGGCAGATTCTCCTCAAGGGCAGTCAGGAAGTGGAAACCGCGCCTGACCGCAGACAGGCCGCAGAAATGGTGCTGATCCGTCTCTGCCATGCCAGCCTGCTGCCGACGCCTGAAAAAATCGTCCGCCAGCTGCAGGAGCGTCAGGCTTCGGCAGAAAACAGCCTGCAACCGGAAAACGGGTCTCCAACACCGGCTCCATCATCCGTCAGTGCCGGTTCAGGCGCGTCTTCCAGCGCGTCTTCCAATGCGCCTCAGGGCCCTATAGTGCCCTCAGCCCGGGCCGCGACCGACGCTGGGGCAGCCGGAAAATCCGGGCACGAGCCTGCGGCACCGTCAGCGCTCAAGCTGGTGGCAAATGGCGGTCTGGCTGTCGTGGCTGAACCTGCGCCAGCTGCCGACCCTGAGGCGGGCACGCAACCCCAGTTCCTCCAGGAGCCGGAGACTTCTGAGGCCCCAGAGCCGGTGCAGATCCAGCCCCGTTCGCCGCGGAGCTGGCGGGAAATGGTGGGCCTGACCAAAACCCAGCAGGAGCCGTGGCTGCACGGCATTCTGCGGCTTGAGGCGCATCTCGTGCGGTTTGCCCCGCCTGAAGTGGCGCTGAGGCTTGATGACCCGGTAGTCAGG is a genomic window containing:
- the clpA gene encoding ATP-dependent Clp protease ATP-binding subunit ClpA encodes the protein MLSSNLEQTLQRALALAAGHQHEFITLEHLLLALCDDRDALAIMSACHVDVARLGRDLTHFVEDDLATLRLPDREDPPQPTSAFQRVIQRAAIHIQSTGQSTMNGANVLVALFAERESHAVHFLEQAGLTRVDAIHALSNGQPGSARRSSGSRRPGGERSEGETENGKASENNGPLELYCTDLNARAKEDKVDPLIGREAEVERVVQILCRRTKNNPMLVGEPGVGKTAIAEGLARRIVMGKVPEVLQKSTLYSLDLGSLLAGTRYRGDLEERLKAVLAALEKQPGALLFIDEIHMLVGAGATTGGAMDTANLLKPALAAGKLRCIGATTYQEYRQHFEKDAALTRRFQKVDVAEPSVEDTIRILQGLKTRYEKHHGIRYTGPALKGAVELAARHIHDRRLPDKAIDVIDEAGAARHLVPASRRKSTVTLRDVEAVVAKIAQIPPRHVSNDDREALRELPEHLRQAVYGQESAITALSSAIHLSRAGLREVEKPIGSYLFSGPTGVGKTEAARQLAKTLGVKLLRFDMSEYMEPHSISRLIGTPPGYVGFEQGGLLTDAVDQNPHAVLLLDEIEKAHPALFNILLQVMDHGKLTDHNGKTVDFRNVLLIMTTNAGAADMSREAIGFARSSREGEDEEAIKRLFSPEFRNRLDAVIPFAPLAPETVRRIVDKFVAQLETLLAAKNVTLELTPDARDWLAENGYDRQQGGRPLGRLIQERIKKPLAEDLLFGALAKGGSVTARVENGELVLDRKALEPAETP
- the clpS gene encoding ATP-dependent Clp protease adapter ClpS; amino-acid sequence: MAEENATLARPRLRTGHPSMYKVIMLNDDYTPMDFVVDVLRRYFGKNAAAANAIMLEIHNRGSSVCGIYTYEVAETKVTQVMDEARRNQHPLQCTLEKA
- a CDS encoding D-alanyl-D-alanine carboxypeptidase family protein, with the translated sequence MRLSIRSVFMVCAALVAGAGGTARAQYAGHISSFVMNANTGDTLSQNDADLQRYPASLTKMMTLYLTFLSLQQGRITLDQRMPVSIHSAMQEPSKLGLRAGSELTVEEGILALVTKSANDAACTLGEFLGGGDEVRFADLMTRQARALGMSNTSFRNASGLPDPDQVTTARDMAQLAYHLIKDFPQYYSYFGMPSFRFHGRLIPNHDPLLKTYAGADGLKTGYTGVAGHNLVSSAQQGDTRLIGVVLGAPSNNTRNLTMMALLDNGFSAAGQTPLPHMHVPAMRGSSFVMARYSGYGRSLRYSRLPIGQRVIVARRAAAMASRAHHLVLPAHGGIRLVAYRPHTVKSPAPHRAPVRRGHH
- the map gene encoding type I methionyl aminopeptidase, which gives rise to MASPNDCGIVHYTEDDFKNLRKVGQLTAEILDMITEHVVPGVTTEELNQRVHDYTLAHGGVPAPLNYRGFPKSCCISINHVVCHGIPGEKRLKEGDILNIDVTTILDGWYGDSSRMYVVGKAPRKAEKLIEATYEAMMRGIRAVKPGATLGDIGHAIQSYAEAQRLGVVTDFCGHGIGRSFHEAPSVLHYGRPGQGTVLKPGMVFTIEPMLNLGRPDVKILSDEWTAVTRDRSLSAQFEHQLGVTEEGYEIFTLSPRGYTCPPYNAAA
- the ggt gene encoding gamma-glutamyltransferase, producing the protein MLLSCMAGSLRRAVPVLMWPVLAGSATWASVLSCAASVPGQPRSVQSAPPPAVQGAAGSKPAPVLNSDHDPLAFGPDTIPPGRLVAGRRGMVVSAQHLASDAGAQILREGGNAVDAAVAVGYALAVVYPAAGSLGGGGFMTLYLGPHNNNPGPGNLRHEHTIFMDFRERAPGAARADMFLDAQGQPVPGLSTHGWKAVAVPGTVAGLEAIRERWGRLSREKDMAPAIALARDGFVLDQGDVDLLGTALPAMRQDPYARGHYLRPGGQPLQVGDRLVQKNLARTLEAISREGEEAFYQGPIARELVRISQAEGGLLTLKDFADYHVRFMRPLRCSYRGYLLHTAPPPSAGGVTLCEMLGILEGYDMRALGLHTAPAVQKELEAMRHAYSDRRVLGDPAFVQVPTTHLVDPFYARSIRQTVPADHALPSAGLQAGKAQPDRNSPAEPVSGEREKHETTQFSIMDSQGMAVSTTFTLNGWFGAGVMGGQTGIWMNDEMDDFSIKPGAPNMFGIVGSAANAIAPGKTPLSSMAPTIVTRAHGVVMVLGSPGGSRIPTTELSGLLGLIDYDLDLRQAVVLPRIHEQWAPTPVEVEPGALTPEVTRILEGEGYKIVPHRPWGMLESILVGRPKLSAPPDSLLYGVADPRHPGGAAVAEVPVGQTQPAPSAQ
- a CDS encoding DNA polymerase III subunit gamma/tau yields the protein MTEEELPLPPENGNGFFGLSQEAPKETPVLSAQSPASQVLTSQGAIGSGVENTAGEAVPYRVLARKYRPRHFDDLIGQDTLVRILRRAFETGRVAHAFMLTGVRGVGKTTTARIIARALNCTGPDGKGGPTADPCGVCPNCVAILADRHPDVLEMDAASRTGVDDVREIIEAARFRPMQGRMKVFVIDEVHMLSRNAFNALLKTLEEPPSQVTFIFATTELRKVPVTVLSRCQRFDLQRVPQALLAEHFAHVAEEEGAHFAPEALNLIARAADGSVRDGLSLLDQAIAQGASDPEAVGNMLGMADRGMVFDLLEAVMAGEGAKMLGLTEQAYALGADLGVVLTDLMEIVHLVTRLKSLPTLREGNTLPEMERKRGGALADRLSMSVLARAWQILLKGSQEVETAPDRRQAAEMVLIRLCHASLLPTPEKIVRQLQERQASAENSLQPENGSPTPAPSSVSAGSGASSSASSNAPQGPIVPSARAATDAGAAGKSGHEPAAPSALKLVANGGLAVVAEPAPAADPEAGTQPQFLQEPETSEAPEPVQIQPRSPRSWREMVGLTKTQQEPWLHGILRLEAHLVRFAPPEVALRLDDPVVRRRAFKLLNALLERLFPGQWRIVASEEPGEPTLDEQGAEVIALRRVEAETHPLVEAILQTFPGAKLGPVHDPALDDYNLPPEIPTQLVEETPELEFAPLDAEEIDPDDLD